In Nicotiana tabacum cultivar K326 chromosome 19, ASM71507v2, whole genome shotgun sequence, one DNA window encodes the following:
- the LOC107780632 gene encoding subtilisin-like protease SBT3: MAPGVLILAAVPPNLFSESIGTNIGLSTDYELKSGTSMAAPHAAGIAAMLKGAHPEWSPSAIRSAMMTTANHLDNTQKPIREDDGMVATPLDMGAGQVDPNKALDPGLVYDATPQDYINLICSMNFTEEQFKTFARSSANYNNCSSPSADLNYPSFIALYPFSLEGNFTWLKQKFRRTLTNVGKGGATYKVKIETPKNSTVSVSPKTLVFKKKNEKKSYTLTIRYIGDENQSHHVGSITWVEENGNHSVRSPIVTSPIIEVWGIDD; the protein is encoded by the coding sequence ATGGCACCAGGGGTACTGATTCTTGCAGCTGTCCCTCCTAATCTCTTTTCAGAAAGCATTGGGACAAATATAGGATTATCTACTGATTACGAGCTTAAATCAGGCACATCCATGGCTGCACCACATGCTGCTGGAATTGCAGCAATGCTAAAAGGGGCACATCCTGAATGGAGTCCTTCAGCTATTCGCTCCGCCATGATGACCACAGCAAACCATTTGGATAATACCCAAAAACCTATTAGAGAGGACGATGGCATGGTAGCCACGCCCCTAGACATGGGTGCAGGGCAAGTTGATCCGAACAAAGCTCTTGATCCCGGCCTAGTATATGATGCTACTCCACAAGATTACATAAATCTTATATGCTCAATGAATTTCACAGAAGAGCAATTTAAAACTTTTGCAAGATCGTCAGCCAATTACAACAACTGCTCAAGTCCATCTGCTGATCTCAATTATCCATCATTCATTGCCTTGTATCCGTTCAGTCTCGAGGGAAACTTCACCTGGTTGAAGCAGAAATTCAGGAGGACCCTTACAAATGTTGGTAAAGGTGGAGCAACTTATAAAGTAAAGATAGAAACTCCAAAGAATTCCACAGTTTCAGTGTCTCCAAAAACATTGGTGTTCAAGaagaaaaatgagaagaaaagctATACTTTGACAATTCGGTATATAGGTGACGAGAATCAGAGTCATCATGTTGGGTCTATCACTTGGGTTGAAGAGAATGGTAACCACTCTGTTAGGAGTCCTATAGTCACATCTCCCATTATTGAGGTCTGGGGTATTGATGATTAG